gttgctgtgagctaggctgacgccacggcactcactctagcctaggcagcaaagcaagactctgtctcaaaaaaagaaaaattattttaaaaaatatagaaaaaattagctgggcatggtggcacatgcctgtagtcccagctactggggagcctgaggcagaaggattgctcaagcccagcagtttgaggttgctgtgagctaggctgacgccatggcactctagcctgagcaacaaagcaagattcttgtctccaaaaaaaaaaaaagaccaagtgGGAGGAAGGTGAGTCCCTGGGGACTAAGAGCTGAGGGTTTCAGGTAGACCTGGTTCAGGAGCCAGAGGACAGGGTCCCATGCTAGAAACCCACACCTGCCCTGGGAGCAGAGACCTCTCGCAAGAGAtccagggagggggcaggccGATGCCACGCGGAACAGGCTGTCGTGTATTGCCCGGGCACGCCTGGCAGGCACACCCAGGCAGCCTGTGCATGGTAAACTGCTGTCCTAGGGAGCTTCCTGAGCTACTGGCGTGTCCTGGAAGATTTCTGCTGAGTTGGGTGCACAAGCCAGGTCACACCCAGCATCAGAACTTGGGAAATGGCCCCTGCACCAGGGCAGAGCCCCAAGACACCCTGGAGAACAAGGGCTGGCTGGCAATCGAGGCCAGGCTCCGTGCACCAACCAGCAAATGCACCCATCAGCAGTCTGCTTCTGAGAGCCCTCGCGTGTCTGGACATGCCACGGTTGCAATATTTTGTGGCAAATAAGTCCAGAGAAGCATAAgcagaataaaaggaaaggacTCTGGCGATGCTGGTCAGAATTCCGGGCCTCAGTGTCAGGATAAGCCTTCCAGAGAAGGAGAGCATTGCTACGTGGCCAATGGATGCAGAGCTGTCTGGCAAGCTGCAGGTTTGCATCCTGGGCCTCCCCAGTAACTTGCTGCATGACCAAGTGCCTTATGGCTGCTGAACCCAGCGTCCTTGCTTATTAAGTGGAATTAATACGAACCGTAGCTATCCACAACGAAATGAGATCAGTGCCTGCTACACGACACTCAGATGTTACACGTTACTACGATGATTGATTGTGTTCACTCAAAAAAGACATCCAGGCCTTTGGGGCATCCCTTCTGGCCACAGCCAGGACCACACCAGCCGCAGTGTGGCCCAGGCCAACAGCGACGGCACTGTCCTAGCACACAGAAGAGTTTTGTTCTCCCTGGACTGGGTGCTAGGTGGGCAGGGGTCAGCCCGAAAGTGAAGGAAATGCAACACTCAGAGCCTCTGGAGTCACAAGGGCCCCCCGACACCTCCATTTCTTGCCTCCTCCAGGCCTAGAAAGGGATCCCACCACCTGCCTCGCAGGGTCCTTGGCTCCCACCGGGGGAAGGAGATGGGATCAGGCAGGAGGCCCCCAGGCTCCCGGGCTCAGCtctgtgggtgggagggagctgcAGCCCCTCCTGGACTGCCCTGAGCCTCACGGCTCACCCACCTGAGGGGGGCGGAGCTGCGCCCTCCGCAGGAACTGCAGCTCGGGGCCCTGGGACGGGCCTGGCTGGCCGCTCGGCCCTCGACTCACCCTGGTCGATGGAGTGCGGCGGCAGCTGGCTGAGCTGGCTGTTGACCACCCCGGCGTAGGTGCGCAGGAACTCCTCCTCACTGGCCGTCAGCTGCGGGGCGAGAGCGCCGTGGTGAGGGGGGCAGGCACCTGCTCCCGAAAGGCACCAGCATTCCCAGAGGCGCCCACCCGCCCAGGCCCACCTGACCCCTGGGTGGCGCCTCCTCTGCTCCCGGGGCCTCTGCTCCTGACATGTGACCCCTCCGGTTCCAGGGCAAGCACAGCCGCTCCCACCAGCTCCCAGCCCTGAAACTCGGTCCACGGGCCCATGGGCCTTGCCACTCGGAAGGAATCTGAGGTCAGAGTTTCGTCTAGCGCAGGGCTGGGGGAAGACACAGGCCCTGCCCGGAAAGCCAATGGGCAACCCAGCAGCCCTCGCTCCCTTTTTGAGAAATCCCCCGCACCCGCCTGTCTGCTGCCCCTCCCTGCAGGCCTGCCCAGCTGCCCGCCAAGAGAACACTCCTGGGGGGCGGGAAGCAGGGGCAGGAAAGGAAGGTCGGGCCGGctccccacctggccccagcACGGCATGGGGGTGGGAAGGCGGCCCAGCAGTGCCCCCAGAACTGGATGCACTGGGCTCTGGGCCTTGGGGACCCAGAGTGGCCACATGGCCATGGAGCCCAAAAGCCCCCTCCTCAGACCACGGCTCCTCAGGAGGTGGCTGCAGTCCCCTCCATTCGCCCCGGGGCCTGTGGCTCCACACTCACGTTTGATCCCATCTTCCTCAGCATGAGCAGCACCCGGACCTTCTGCTGAATGTACATCTCCTCCGGACTCTTCCCGGGAGCTCCCTCGCGGTTCATCCCCCTGGCCCGGCTCTGGGGACTCCTGCAGAGTGAGAGGCGGCATGGAACGGGGCGGGGTCAGGATGGGGTCTACTGGGACACTGACACCTGCTGGGTGACCCACACCCTTCCCTAGGAGCCCCTTTCCACGGCAGGCTCGTCTCTGAGCGCACGGAGCAGGTGGCAAGTTGCCGGGTTCCTCGCTTGCCCTGCTGGTCCCAGGGACCGAGCAGCTCTGTTCCAGAGCGGGCACTGCAGGGGCCCACCCGCCCGGCCGCCGCTGCCGTGCATGGGGCCCTCAGGCCCGGGGAGGCTGAGCTGACTCAGACCTGCTAGCCAGCCCTACCTGCCAGCCACCCGCACGCAGCAAGCCTCCTGCGACAAGTCCCGGCCGTGTGGTGCGTGAAGCCCCAAGTGTCCAGGTCTTCCAAAGCAAGCAACTTCCACAAGGA
This region of Microcebus murinus isolate Inina chromosome 2, M.murinus_Inina_mat1.0, whole genome shotgun sequence genomic DNA includes:
- the CTNNBIP1 gene encoding beta-catenin-interacting protein 1, translating into MNREGAPGKSPEEMYIQQKVRVLLMLRKMGSNLTASEEEFLRTYAGVVNSQLSQLPPHSIDQGAEDVVMAFSRSETEDRRQ